The Dioscorea cayenensis subsp. rotundata cultivar TDr96_F1 chromosome 7, TDr96_F1_v2_PseudoChromosome.rev07_lg8_w22 25.fasta, whole genome shotgun sequence genome includes a region encoding these proteins:
- the LOC120265579 gene encoding quinone oxidoreductase-like protein 2 homolog, whose translation MEALLCEKLGDPVVPITSPASPITLAKTHPIPSLTSPTSVRVRVHATSLNYANYLQILGKYQEKPPLPFIPGSDYSGVVETVGEAVSRFKVGDRVCSVAGLGSFAEFIVDDEKDLLLVPEGCDLLAAGALPVAFGTSHVALVHRAQLKVGQVLLVLGAAGGVGLSAVQIGKVCGAVVIAAARGAEKVQLLESLGVDHVVDLSKGNVIESVKKFLKMRNLKGVDVLYDPVGGKLTKESLKLLNWGASILVIGFASGEVPVIPANIALVKNWTIHGLYWGSHKIHQPHVLEDSLKELLSWLSKGLIKVHISHKYSLHEANLAFTAIKERKAIGKVMIVVEKSSGARAKL comes from the exons ATGGAAGCCCTGCTCTGCGAGAAGCTCGGAGATCCGGTGGTGCCGATCACCTCGCCGGCGTCGCCGATCACCTTGGCGAAGACCCACCCTATCCCTTCCCTCACCTCGCCGACCTCCGTCCGTGTCCGAGTCCATGCGACAAGCTTGAACTATGCAAACTACCTCCAGATACTTGGGAAGTACCAGGAGAAGCCCCCGCTTCCTTTCATCCCTGGCTCGGATTATTCTGGTGTTGTTGAAACCGTCGGAGAAGCGGTCTCGCGATTCAAGGTCGGTGATCGTGTCTGCTCCGTCGCCGGTCTCGGATCGTTCGCTGAGTTTATTGTTGATGATGAGAAGGATCT ACTTCTAGTGCCTGAAGGATGTGATTTGCTTGCTGCTGGTGCACTTCCTGTTGCATTTGGTACTTCTCATGTAGCCCTTGTTCATAGAGCGCAACTCAAAGTTGGTCAG GTTTTGCTTGTTCTTGGTGCAGCAGGAGGTGTCGGTCTCTCAGCTGTGCAGATAGGAAAAGTTTGCGGAGCAGTGGTCATAGCTGCTGCTAG GGGAGCTGAGAAAGTGCAGCTTCTGGAGTCATTAGGAGTTGATCATGTTGTTGATTTGAGCAAGGGAAATGTCATAGAAAGTGTAAAGAAATTCCTGAAGATGAGAAATCTCAAAGGAGTAGATGTCCTATATGATCCAGTAGGCGGGAAGCTCACAAAAGAAAGTCTCAAGCTTCTCAATTGGGGAGCAAGTATTCTAGTCATCGGGTTTGCAAGTGGTGAAGTTCCAGTGATCCCGGCAAATATTGCCCTTGTCAAG AATTGGACTATTCATGGACTGTATTGGGGTAGTCACAAAATCCATCAGCCTCATGTTCTGGAGGATTCTCTTAAAGAGCTGCTCTCTTGGCTATCGAAAGGCTTGATTAAAGTTCACATATCTCATAAGTATAGTCTTCATGAG GCGAATCTTGCTTTTACCGCAATTAAAGAAAGGAAAGCAATAGGAAAAGTTATGATTGTCGTCGAGAAATCCTCTGGAGCAAGAGCAAAACTCTAA